One window from the genome of Cryptomeria japonica chromosome 6, Sugi_1.0, whole genome shotgun sequence encodes:
- the LOC131077305 gene encoding uncharacterized protein LOC131077305 — protein MHEATVIKKVLDIYSWAIGQEINWDKLEIFFFHTEVGSQRAITRLFGIKIGQLLGKFLGMPLFTGAGKAEIWKGFLDGCKAKMEGWKSKWLSLAGHLLMLKTIVPAMPIFPMACFKLLGLVIKIMQQKMRKFLWNENRE, from the coding sequence ATGCATGAAGCAACGGTTATAAAGAAAGTACTGGACATATATAGTTGGGCTATTGGACAGGAAATTaattgggataaattggaaatcTTTTTCTTCCACACTGAAGTTGGGTCACAAAGAGCAATCACCAGACTGTTTGGGATTAAGATTGGTCAACTTCTTGGGAAATTCCTTGGTATGCCGCTCTTTACTGGAGCTGGCAAGGCAGAAATTTGGAAAGGATTTCTAGATGGGTGCAAAGCAAAGATGGAGGGTTGGAAGAGCAAGTGGCTCTCTTTGGCTGGTCATCTTCTGATGCTGAAGACTATTGTACCGGCTATGCCTATTTTCCCTATGGCCTGTTTTAAACTCCTTGGTTTGGTCATTAAGATTATGCAACAGAAGATGAGGAAGTTTTTATGGAATGAAAATCGGGAGTAG